A window of the Diorhabda carinulata isolate Delta chromosome 1, icDioCari1.1, whole genome shotgun sequence genome harbors these coding sequences:
- the LOC130896544 gene encoding N-alpha-acetyltransferase 80 has product MTLEVVPIHKHPEYLLDCCNIINQEWKRSKTARLHSLEQSCDHLPTSLILLKDKTVIGHLKLSVIPNIKTACFVESVVVEMNHRNKGYGSMLMREAENFCRGLGLNAVYLSTKGQEEFYVKLGYKICAPVSIYGNFVSKNMDTVNIVLKPFKLSDEANENTTKGVYPPTPPPPPPLVKIVSSKKIFMKKIL; this is encoded by the coding sequence ATGACTTTGGAAGTTGTTCCTATCCACAAACATCCGGAATACCTCTTAGATTGTtgtaatattataaatcaagAGTGGAAAAGATCTAAAACAGCTCGGTTACACAGTTTAGAACAATCTTGTGACCATTTACCAACatcattgattttattaaaggaTAAAACTGTGATTGGCCATCTCAAATTATCAGTAATACCAAATATTAAGACAGCATGCTTCGTAGAGTCTGTAGTTGTAGAAATGAATCACAGGAACAAAGGATATGGATCAATGTTAATGAGGGAAGCTGAGAATTTTTGTAGGGGTCTTGGTTTAAACGCAGTTTATTTATCCACTAAAGGACAAGAAgagttttatgtaaaattagGGTACAAAATTTGCGCCCCCGTTTCGATATATGggaattttgtttcaaaaaatatggatACAGTGAATATTGTGTTGAAACCTTTCAAATTATCTGATGAAGCAAACGAAAACACAACAAAAGGAGTATACCCACCAACACCGCCTCCTCCTCCTCCTCTCGTAAAAATTGTATCGTCCAAGAAGATTTTTATGAAGAAGATTCTA